Below is a genomic region from bacterium.
GCGCGGAAATATTTTTGGAATCTGTTTTTCTGGATTTTTAAAAACTGTTTTCATCAACTGCGCACCGGTATGTTTTTGGCGGCATTTGGCCATCATCATCATGATTTTTATGTTAAATATAACAAGGGTAGAAGGAAGATGTGAGGCGTTTATCGCGCCGGCGCGAACACAATGGGCAGCTTGCCCGGCGTGCTTGTCCGGCGAATGCCGGATGTCGGGTAAGCCTGTGGATTTTTATTGAAACCGGTTTTTACGCAGTTTATTGATTTCTTTAATGAGCCGGCCCATCTGTTTTTGTTCTGATTTAATTGCCTGCATCTTGGCAGGATCATATTTGCTCTCCTGATAATCCGCTTCTTTTTTTAATTGATGAAAATGTGTTAACCGTTCCGATGCCAATTGGCTTTTTTCAACGGCGCTTAAAACAGCACATCCGGGTTCTGCGGTATGTGAGCAATCTTTGAATCGGCACATTTTTGATAAAAGGGTAATGTCCTCAAAGGTGTGCGCCAGTCCTTCCGGATTTCCGGTCAGTCCAAATTCGCGCAATCCCGGGGTGTCGATTAAGATGCCGCCTTGGGGTAGCAGGAAGAGTTTTCTTGTGGTTGTGGCGTGTCGGCCTTTGTCATCATCCTCGCGGATGGTCAGGGTTTTTAACTGGGTTTGGCAAAGCGCGTTGACTAATGTGGATTTACCTACACCTGAAGAACCGATCAAACAACCGGTCTTGTTGGAATGGAAGTACTGTAAAATTGCATCCAGTCCTTCATGTTTTAAACTGCTGATGGCATGTACCGCGACACCCAGGGCGACATCTTCCGCCTGCGCGATTTTGGCAGGATAATCCGGGCATAGATCGGATTTGCTCAACAGCACCACTGGTGTGGCGCCGCTATTCCAGACCAGGATCAAGGTACGTTCCAGGCGGGAGGCGCTGAAATCCTGATTCAGACTCATAACTATAAATATGTAGTCCAAATTGGCGGCAATCGCCTGGGTCTCAAAGGATAGTTTGAATGAATTGCGGTCCATGGGCCTGCGTCTTATTAGCTGGGATTTGCGAGCTAAGATTTTCTCGATTAAGGCGCCGCCTTGACCGGAGTGATGAGCCAAAACCCAATCGCCGGCCACAGGCAGGAGATGTTCTTTATCAGTCTGGAATAAGAATTTGCCGGATAATTTTCCTTGAAATTCGTTTTGACCATCAGAGAGTGCCAAGAGGTTTTTGTGAACAGCGATTACCCGGAACGGGCAAAATGCAGCAAGATCCGTTTGCGAGAGCTGGTCCTGGAAAAAGGTTTGCCATCCAAGATGTGTGAGTGAATTCATGATTTCTATCCTCGTTTTTGTCTGTTTTTTATAGCATAGAAATAATAAAAAAGTTATAAAAACAATAATCGTATCGGATAGGGAGATTTAAAAAAATGAATATTCAGCTTGAAAATAAGGACTCAAATCGTCATAATTGGGGAATCATTTCAAAAAAGAATGTTTTGGAGGGATTTTGTTTATTCTTAAGCATAAAGCAGTATTCACACTTGGACTCAAACCTAAATTTCAGACACCTATTTACATTAGTATAATTTAAAAAACGGAAGGAGAGGAACGCATGAGAACAGTGAAAATGTGTTTACTTGGACTGGTAATTGCACTGGCATGCATTTTAACGAATGGTTCGGTTATGGCGGATCAGACCAATTACGCCATCGGTGAGGAAGCAGCTTCGGAATTGAAAATACCCTTGGGGGCAGGACCGGTTGGCATGGGTGAGGCCTTTGTCGGCAAGGCGGATGATGTTAATGCCACAGCGTGGAATCCTGCCGGGCTGGCTCAGATTACCAATCATCAGGCGGGTTTTATGCATAATATTTATCTTCAGGAAACGTCACTCGAATATGTCGCGTATGCCCAGCAACTGTTTGAAGGTGCCGGCGCGGGTGTTAATGTGATGTATCTTAACTATGGTACTATGGAAAAAGTCGACATCACCAGCAGCGGATTGCCCGAAATCGTTGGCGAATTTACCCCCTGGCTGGCAGCGGTGACGTTGGGCTATGGTCAGACCGTTATGACCGACCTCTCCGTAGGCGGCAGTGTGAAAATAGTCGCACAAAATATTGATGAAGAGAGCTATTCCGCCTTTGCAGTGGACTTGGCCGCATTATACAAAGTCGCGGCAGTTGAAGGTTTACAAACCGGCCTGGTTATTCAGAATTTGGGCAGCCAGATGGGTGATGCCAGCTTGCCTATGAATATCAAAGCCGGTGCCGCGTATTTACTGCCAATCAAAGCCAATGAAGGGGATGCTTTGACCGCAGTTTTGGACATCAACCTACCGATCAATGATTTAAACTATTTCTCCGCCAATGTTGGTGCAGAGTATATTTATAATAATTTGGCAGCTGTACGCGTTGGATATAAAATTAAAGACGCAGGAGAACTCGATGGCCTGGTTGGATTGACTGCCGGCGCAGGGATCAAACTCCAGATGTTCAATCTTGACTATGCTTTGGTTTCCTACGGTGACTTGGGCATGACCCATCAGATCATGGCCTCCGTCGGTTTCTGATTAAAGTAGTTATTTTAAAATAAACACAAAAAGCCCGGTTTCTTTATAGAACCGGTTTTTTTGTGTTTTCTAACCTCGCAACTTCGGTGTCCTCGCAACCTCGGTGTTCTGTCAAGTGCCAGCCACTTTTCTCCATTTTTTTCAATCCACGCAATCTGTCGTTTTTTTTCCAGCCCCACCTACCCACACCCAAAGGTGCCCACACACACAAAGGCACAAAGGTGCCAGCCACTTTTATAAAAAAAAGTGAAAGGAAATTGGGAAATGTCTGTCTAACTCAGTAAAACCAAAATAAGGAGGCAGGCAATGGGAAGGCTCTTGCGTTTAAAAGCACCGAATTTAACGTATCACATCACATCTCGTACCAATGGTAAGCGACTATTTATTAAGAAAAGCAAGGATCGTAAAGCACTCTGTCGTATATTGCAGCGTATTAAACTGAAATATGCCGCTAAAATATACGGATTCACACCCATGGGAAATCATTTCCATCTCATTATTAAAACAGAAGAAAAATCTGATATTTCAAGCTTTATGTGTGAATTCAAGACTGCCTATGCAAAATATTATAATACTAAGTACATGATATCCGGCCATTTTTGGGGAGACCGATTTCGTTCTACAATTATAGCAGAGGATAACCATATGCTGGCATGTTTGCGATATATTGACCGTAATCCGGTTAAGGCCGGAATTGTAGATTATCCGGAAAAATATGGCTGTTCCAGTTATGCCTGTTATGCATTTGGTAAAAGTCATGAAGCTATTAACATAGATCACCATCCGACATATTTGCAGTTATCCGGAGATGAAAAGACACGACAGCGCCTGTACCGGGAATATGTTGCGGGAGCGGATGAAATGTCGGATAATTTGCATGGTCGGTTGGAAAAATACCAGACATTCGGAAACGTGTCATTTGAAACCAGTTTGATATAAATAGTAATTGAGTAATTGAGTGGCTGGCACAATAGGGGATTGTGATGCAGGAGTATCTTTTGGCAGGTTTACTATTGGGAATCAATGCCGCACTTGCTCCTGGACCTTTGCTGGTGCTAACAATTTCAGAAACATTGCGGCATGGGTTTAAAGCGGGCGTGGAAGTGGCATTGGCACCTTTTATTACCGATTTACCTGTGATTGTATTGGTGTTGGTTTTGCTTCGTAAGATGGGACAATCCGAACCCATCATGGGCTTGATTACTTTGGCAGGTGGAGTATATTTGCTTTTTCTCGCATATGGGAATTTTAAAGCAGGAAAAATAATAGCAATAGAGTTTGAAGAGACAAAAAAACGAAAATCATTTCAAAAAGCGATTATAACTAATTTTCTCAATCCCAATCCATATCTTTTTTGGAGCACAATAGGCGGGGGTTACTTAATTAACGGAAGTGCCAGGCACAATATTGTTTTTTTAACAATTTTTTATATGATGTTAGTGGGAGGGAAGGTGGTTTTGGCATTTTTGGCGTATTATGGTCGTGCGTATTTACAAAGCCACGTTTACCGTTTTTGTATGGGTGGGCTGGGTGTGTTTATGCTGTTTTTTTCAGGAATGTTTTTTTATAAAGCGATGAAATTATTGTTTTATTAGAAAAAGTGCCTGGCACCGATGGGGGATGAGAGCGGTTTTTATGTGTGCTTAGCACTTTTTGTTTTTATTCGGTCTCAGGTACTGCATTCAAAATGGTGGTAATTATTTTTAGATGGTGTGCGACAATTTGCGGGGGTGTTCCCATTTGGTTTGATTTTTTAGCCAGATGTTCAATCACAGTTTTGAGTTCCAAGACGGTGGGTTGATTAAAATGTCCCTTAGTTTCTTTGAAAATTTCTTTAACGATCAGCACAACACTGGCCCGCGCTTCTTTTTGGGCGGTTGGATTCATCAATAATTCAGGGTTGTGAACGAGGTTCTCTTTTTGTGATTCGTAGAAGCACTGAATAATGAGATCTCTAACTTTTAGGGTGTCCAGATGACGTAGATCATCTTCGCTGGGGAACCACAATGGCATGGATTTAACTCCTCAGTTATATACAGTTAAAGTGGCTGGCACTAATGGTTGATTAATAGCATTTTATAGTAAAAGTGTTCGGAGCGACAGTAAAATGTATTTTTTTTGAAATAGGTTGACGAACGCTTTGGGTTTCGGTATGATTTGGAGCGAATTAACACAATTGTTGTGATTATGTCCCCCGATGCGTCTTTTTCAGGACCGGCGGGGGTTTGTTTTGTTCGCCGGCTTATTGTGCTACGCGAATACGCTGGGCTGCGTAGTGTCCCGGAAATGATGGCCCTTCAGGTCGGGACGGTCTGCCCGGCTTGCCCGGCGAATGCCGGGTGGACTGTGTCCGGCGCACTTGCCCAGCTTGCCCCGCGTATGCGGGGGCGAATGCCGGGTGTCGGATGCTGGGTGCCGGGTAAGTCTCGACTGGAATAAATATCGATCCTTGGAACGCTTTGCAGCCTGTGGATTTTTATCGCTTGCAATTCCATTTTTTTAGAAAGGAATAAGGATATGAAAAAGGCGGTTCTTTTTGATTTGGATGGTGTGATTGTTGATACGGCGCTCTACCATTATAAAGGGTGGAAAATGCTGGCTGATAAACTGGGCGTGCCTTTTGATGAAAAGGCCAATGAAAAGCTGCGGGGTGTTCCGCGGAGGGAATCGTTGCTGATGCTGCTGGGTAGAAATCCGGGTGAAGCTAAAATCAAGGAATATTCGGATTTGAAAAATGCGTACTATCTTCAAAAAGTTAAGGATATTAAACCCAAGGATGCGTTGCCGGGTGCGGTGGAAATGCTGCGGGGGCTGCGCAAGGCGGGATACAAAATCGGTCTGGGATCTTCTTCCAAAAACGCCAGGCTGGTATTGCGTCTGCTGAAATTGACAGATGCATTTGACACTATTGTCGACGGGACTCAAATTATCAAAGGCAAACCTGATCCGGAGTTGTTTGTAAAAGGTGCGCAGCGCCTGGGCGTTTTGCCGGAAAATTGTCTGGTGGTTGAAGATGCCGAGTCCGGCATTGAAGCTGCCATTGCGGCAGGGATGCATACGCTGGGTATCGGCAATCCGAAAAATTTAGGCAATGCAGAATGGGTGGTTGACGGTTTGCATCAAATTGATGTTGAAGGAATTGCGGGGATTTTGGAAGGACCGCCGGCTCCGGGTGATATAGATATTCATCCTGCCAAGATGGCAACGGTTGATTCAACTTGGTTGGTCACGGAAAACGGTTTCCGTCAAAAGCAGCAAGCCTGGCGGGAATCGCTTTTTGCTTTGGGCAATGGGTATATGGGGATACGGGGAAGCGTGGAAGAATATGACCTGCCTTATCCGGATTCCCGGCCGGATACGCTGGTGGCGGGTATTTTTGATAAGTATGAATCCTGGTACCAGGCGATTGTTAATTTGCCGTTTCCTTTTGCTGCGCGCATTCACCTTAACGGTGAAACCATTCGCATGGCATCCGGACAGGTTAAAAAGTACCGGCGTCACCTGGATATGTATCGCGGTGTTTTGACCCGCCGTTTTATCTGGCAGGATAAAAAAGGCCGCGAGACGGATGTGTGCTATGAACGGTTTGTCTCGATGGCCAACCGGCATCTGGCAGCCATGAAGGTCTCGGTCACACCGCTGAATTGGTCGGGGAGCGTGTCATTGGAAAATTTTATTGATGCCGAGGTGGATAATATTGATTTCCACAAAGGCGGTTATCAGATGCGTCCCGAACGGTATTATTTTGTGGAATTGGAATCATCCGGGAGTAGTGAGAAAAACGGGATACATACAACGGTGAAGACCAAGACCAATCCCCATCGTGTTTCCGAAGCGATTCGGATGTGGTTGTTCTGTGAGGGTGAAAAAGTTGCGTCTACGGGTAAAGTGGAGAAGTCGGCGAAGCGGGTTACCCGCCAGGATACGGTCAAGGTCACTAAAGGTAAAACCTATGTTATGGAAAAAATGATTGGTATTACCACCAGTCGTGATGGTTACAAAGGTGCGGCACTGTTGAAAGCGGCGGACCGGATTGCGGTCAAGGCGCTGGAACGCGGATTTGATTATGTACTGGCGGATCATTGTACTGCCTGGATCAAGCGGTGGCGCGCCGGCGATGTGGTGGTCTCGGGGCACGGTAGCGACCAGCAGGCATTGCGTTTTTCTATTTTTCATCTCTGTCAGTTTGTGAGTCCGGATGACAACCGTGTTAATATTGGTTCCCGGGGATTGACGGCAGAGATGCACTATGGCAATTGTTTTTGGGATACGGAACTCTTTATTCTGCCGTATTACATTTACACGTGGCCGGAAGCTGCGCGGGCATTGCTCGAGTACCGCTATCAGACTCTGCCGGAGGCAAGGAATAAGGCCAAACGGCTGTTTTTCGAGGGGGCCATGTATCCCTGGATGTCTTCTTATCCAGGCAAAGAACAGGCGGATTACTGGGAGTATGCCAATATTGCCATTCATATTGTTGGTGATGTTCATTATGCGCTTCAACACTATCGTAAGGCCACGGCGGATTGTGATTTTATGGAAAAATACGGGGCGGAGATTATTTTTGAGACGGCCCGTTTTTGGAACAGCCGTGCTTATTATAATCCCCGCCGCAAGGCGTATGTGATCAATACGGTGAAAGGGCCCAATGAATATGATGGTGTGGTGAATAATAATACCTATACCAATTGGCAGGCGCGTTTTAACTTGTCCGAAGCAGTCAGTGTGGCCAAGATACTTAAAA
It encodes:
- the rsgA gene encoding ribosome small subunit-dependent GTPase A; the protein is MNSLTHLGWQTFFQDQLSQTDLAAFCPFRVIAVHKNLLALSDGQNEFQGKLSGKFLFQTDKEHLLPVAGDWVLAHHSGQGGALIEKILARKSQLIRRRPMDRNSFKLSFETQAIAANLDYIFIVMSLNQDFSASRLERTLILVWNSGATPVVLLSKSDLCPDYPAKIAQAEDVALGVAVHAISSLKHEGLDAILQYFHSNKTGCLIGSSGVGKSTLVNALCQTQLKTLTIREDDDKGRHATTTRKLFLLPQGGILIDTPGLREFGLTGNPEGLAHTFEDITLLSKMCRFKDCSHTAEPGCAVLSAVEKSQLASERLTHFHQLKKEADYQESKYDPAKMQAIKSEQKQMGRLIKEINKLRKNRFQ
- a CDS encoding PorV/PorQ family protein, which produces MRTVKMCLLGLVIALACILTNGSVMADQTNYAIGEEAASELKIPLGAGPVGMGEAFVGKADDVNATAWNPAGLAQITNHQAGFMHNIYLQETSLEYVAYAQQLFEGAGAGVNVMYLNYGTMEKVDITSSGLPEIVGEFTPWLAAVTLGYGQTVMTDLSVGGSVKIVAQNIDEESYSAFAVDLAALYKVAAVEGLQTGLVIQNLGSQMGDASLPMNIKAGAAYLLPIKANEGDALTAVLDINLPINDLNYFSANVGAEYIYNNLAAVRVGYKIKDAGELDGLVGLTAGAGIKLQMFNLDYALVSYGDLGMTHQIMASVGF
- a CDS encoding transposase; translation: MGRLLRLKAPNLTYHITSRTNGKRLFIKKSKDRKALCRILQRIKLKYAAKIYGFTPMGNHFHLIIKTEEKSDISSFMCEFKTAYAKYYNTKYMISGHFWGDRFRSTIIAEDNHMLACLRYIDRNPVKAGIVDYPEKYGCSSYACYAFGKSHEAINIDHHPTYLQLSGDEKTRQRLYREYVAGADEMSDNLHGRLEKYQTFGNVSFETSLI
- a CDS encoding LysE family translocator, encoding MQEYLLAGLLLGINAALAPGPLLVLTISETLRHGFKAGVEVALAPFITDLPVIVLVLVLLRKMGQSEPIMGLITLAGGVYLLFLAYGNFKAGKIIAIEFEETKKRKSFQKAIITNFLNPNPYLFWSTIGGGYLINGSARHNIVFLTIFYMMLVGGKVVLAFLAYYGRAYLQSHVYRFCMGGLGVFMLFFSGMFFYKAMKLLFY
- the pgmB gene encoding beta-phosphoglucomutase — translated: MKKAVLFDLDGVIVDTALYHYKGWKMLADKLGVPFDEKANEKLRGVPRRESLLMLLGRNPGEAKIKEYSDLKNAYYLQKVKDIKPKDALPGAVEMLRGLRKAGYKIGLGSSSKNARLVLRLLKLTDAFDTIVDGTQIIKGKPDPELFVKGAQRLGVLPENCLVVEDAESGIEAAIAAGMHTLGIGNPKNLGNAEWVVDGLHQIDVEGIAGILEGPPAPGDIDIHPAKMATVDSTWLVTENGFRQKQQAWRESLFALGNGYMGIRGSVEEYDLPYPDSRPDTLVAGIFDKYESWYQAIVNLPFPFAARIHLNGETIRMASGQVKKYRRHLDMYRGVLTRRFIWQDKKGRETDVCYERFVSMANRHLAAMKVSVTPLNWSGSVSLENFIDAEVDNIDFHKGGYQMRPERYYFVELESSGSSEKNGIHTTVKTKTNPHRVSEAIRMWLFCEGEKVASTGKVEKSAKRVTRQDTVKVTKGKTYVMEKMIGITTSRDGYKGAALLKAADRIAVKALERGFDYVLADHCTAWIKRWRAGDVVVSGHGSDQQALRFSIFHLCQFVSPDDNRVNIGSRGLTAEMHYGNCFWDTELFILPYYIYTWPEAARALLEYRYQTLPEARNKAKRLFFEGAMYPWMSSYPGKEQADYWEYANIAIHIVGDVHYALQHYRKATADCDFMEKYGAEIIFETARFWNSRAYYNPRRKAYVINTVKGPNEYDGVVNNNTYTNWQARFNLSEAVSVAKILKKEKAGLYRSLAKKLKLTDTELHAWDKTARGMVINYDKKRNLYIEDDLFMDKEPVDMKKLKPGQEIITELGVSWDTLLRLQIVKQADILLLMTLFPDRFTDAQKKNAWNFYEPKTCHDSSLSPSTHAIVAAQLDMRERAMHYWDETARLDIDDTMKNSFLGVHSACVGGTWQIVMQGFAGMRLRDNGFAFSPRVPKRWTKIQFRLLHKNRTLEVVMRKKDATFRLAAGAEKSLQIELGKKKLLLKSGEQVTLRY